A DNA window from Streptomyces canus contains the following coding sequences:
- a CDS encoding DNA/RNA non-specific endonuclease, with amino-acid sequence MTTKRAIRPERPGRIRVGSAVLTLLTVMTLGLTTPGVSHAQQGAEGEPRHVGRIDSADLPATAPLTRTSAFPAESGEHCEPTRARSKERRAGAAEACVSTIPAPAKSAATPQQTLAAGAAADSGSCDITSPGTYSYQRFEYCVSGVNVVYILRDSNGKEIGRGTLEVSTSASLPKTGTTWNEQVTVKMTAASGDVTALNAKFRASCGTGCTTTTAAPWYGGNLTLGQSLSGTVAYSSTPAPGTDVEFTTSYKLYVTSPGATAVDPNASWDNPRKIRCDDAVRDVAGDPTASPGCVIPAVTAAVPMSTQGSDQGGAVAAYLWAQRNLVDHWGRDTLLTRAKSGVADRRSSTCGSAASKPFADATDLIPTDTCAQFPFAETKEGGTDGAQCAEVIPHQGNGGWIIFELGGGSDLDPARPCVRAHVALADKQFADGQLSEGFKSQRVIDADQFKLELTASIDGSHAACLGVSPEGARPAGNGWIWNTTEPVAHVNKTTSPLGPAGVRAATAQACLGKIPGPGSPADGDITGWQDARLFAQANQLDAAGLSRCHLIANILGGRISQNLVPCWQVGMNTGDGSMWEYEEQVRDEVAEQSFGEDDAILYRVTPKYLDATSTIPVGVTMSATVEREDGSVEQLFPDVYIPNTQGNTGLFNLGN; translated from the coding sequence ATGACGACCAAGCGTGCGATACGACCTGAACGGCCTGGACGAATACGGGTCGGATCGGCCGTACTGACCCTGCTGACCGTGATGACGCTGGGGCTCACCACGCCCGGCGTGAGCCATGCGCAGCAGGGGGCGGAAGGGGAGCCGCGACACGTGGGCAGGATCGATTCGGCGGATCTGCCGGCGACCGCGCCCCTCACCAGGACCAGCGCTTTCCCGGCGGAATCCGGGGAGCACTGTGAACCCACGCGCGCACGGTCGAAGGAGCGCCGGGCGGGCGCCGCCGAGGCATGTGTGAGCACGATCCCCGCCCCGGCCAAGAGCGCGGCTACACCACAGCAGACGCTCGCTGCGGGCGCGGCCGCCGACTCCGGCAGCTGCGACATCACCAGCCCCGGCACCTACTCCTACCAGCGCTTCGAGTACTGCGTGAGCGGGGTGAACGTCGTCTACATCCTGCGTGACAGCAACGGCAAGGAGATCGGACGCGGCACCCTGGAGGTCTCGACCAGCGCGAGCCTGCCCAAGACGGGCACCACGTGGAACGAGCAGGTCACGGTGAAGATGACCGCCGCGAGCGGCGATGTCACCGCCCTCAACGCCAAGTTCCGGGCCTCCTGCGGAACCGGCTGCACGACGACGACGGCCGCGCCCTGGTACGGCGGCAACCTGACCCTGGGCCAGTCCCTCAGCGGCACCGTCGCCTACTCCTCGACGCCCGCCCCGGGCACCGACGTGGAGTTCACCACCTCGTACAAGCTGTACGTGACCTCCCCGGGTGCCACGGCCGTCGACCCCAACGCCTCGTGGGACAACCCCCGCAAGATCCGCTGCGACGACGCCGTCCGGGACGTCGCGGGTGATCCCACGGCGTCGCCGGGCTGCGTCATCCCCGCGGTCACGGCCGCCGTGCCGATGAGCACGCAGGGCTCGGACCAGGGCGGTGCGGTGGCGGCTTATCTGTGGGCCCAGCGGAACCTCGTCGACCACTGGGGGCGCGACACGCTGCTGACCCGGGCGAAGAGCGGCGTGGCCGACCGCAGGAGCAGCACCTGTGGAAGTGCGGCGTCGAAACCGTTCGCGGACGCGACAGACCTCATTCCGACCGACACGTGTGCCCAATTCCCCTTCGCGGAGACCAAGGAAGGAGGAACGGACGGAGCCCAGTGCGCCGAGGTCATCCCCCACCAGGGCAACGGCGGGTGGATCATCTTCGAGCTGGGGGGCGGTTCGGATCTGGACCCCGCCAGGCCCTGCGTGCGTGCCCATGTCGCGCTTGCCGACAAGCAGTTCGCCGACGGCCAGCTCTCGGAGGGCTTCAAGAGCCAGCGGGTCATCGACGCCGACCAGTTCAAGCTGGAGCTCACGGCGTCGATCGACGGCTCGCACGCCGCCTGCCTGGGGGTCTCGCCGGAGGGGGCACGCCCGGCCGGCAACGGGTGGATCTGGAACACCACCGAACCGGTCGCCCACGTCAACAAGACCACCAGCCCGCTGGGCCCGGCCGGCGTCCGGGCGGCCACGGCACAGGCCTGCCTGGGGAAGATCCCCGGACCGGGCAGTCCAGCCGACGGAGACATCACCGGCTGGCAGGACGCACGTCTGTTCGCTCAAGCGAACCAGCTTGACGCCGCTGGACTTTCCCGGTGCCACCTGATCGCCAACATTCTTGGCGGGAGGATCTCGCAGAACCTCGTCCCGTGCTGGCAGGTGGGGATGAACACCGGTGACGGAAGCATGTGGGAGTACGAGGAGCAGGTCCGGGACGAGGTGGCGGAGCAGTCGTTCGGAGAGGACGACGCGATCCTCTACCGGGTGACGCCCAAGTACCTGGACGCCACCAGCACCATTCCCGTGGGAGTTACGATGAGCGCCACTGTCGAGCGGGAGGACGGATCGGTGGAGCAGCTGTTCCCCGACGTCTACATTCCCAACACCCAGGGAAACACCGGGCTGTTCAATCTCGGTAACTGA
- a CDS encoding LysE family translocator, producing MSLAFLLTTLVVVATPGTGVVYTLAAGLSRGPRASVVAAFACTLGIVPHVLATVTGLAALLNASAVAFQAVKCAGVAYLLYMAWATVRDKEVIEVDQGGAPLSAGRVIARGVLINLLNPKLTIFFFAFLPQFVSPAEPRALPRMLVLSGVFMLATFVVFAAYGVLAASVRSHVISRPRVMAWLRRSFAASFVLLGAKLATTDA from the coding sequence ATGAGCCTCGCCTTTCTCCTGACCACCCTCGTCGTGGTCGCCACTCCCGGCACCGGAGTCGTCTACACGCTCGCCGCCGGGCTCTCCCGTGGTCCTCGCGCGAGCGTCGTCGCCGCGTTCGCCTGCACGCTCGGGATCGTGCCGCACGTCCTGGCCACCGTCACCGGGCTCGCCGCACTGCTGAACGCGAGTGCGGTGGCGTTCCAGGCGGTCAAGTGCGCCGGGGTCGCCTACCTCCTGTACATGGCCTGGGCGACCGTGCGGGACAAAGAGGTGATCGAGGTCGACCAGGGCGGCGCGCCGCTGTCCGCGGGACGCGTGATCGCCCGGGGTGTCCTGATCAACCTCCTCAACCCGAAGCTGACGATCTTCTTCTTCGCGTTCCTGCCCCAGTTCGTGAGCCCGGCCGAGCCGCGCGCCCTGCCGCGCATGCTGGTGCTGAGCGGGGTCTTCATGCTCGCGACCTTCGTGGTCTTCGCCGCCTACGGGGTGCTCGCGGCCTCCGTCCGCAGCCATGTGATCTCCCGGCCCCGGGTCATGGCCTGGCTGCGGCGGAGCTTCGCGGCGTCCTTCGTACTGCTCGGAGCGAAGCTGGCCACGACCGACGCGTGA
- a CDS encoding Fur family transcriptional regulator, producing MTTAGPPVKGRATRQRAAVAAALDEVDEFRSAQELHDMLKHKGDAVGLTTVYRTLQNLADAGEVDVLRTSDGESVYRRCSSGEHHHHLVCRVCGKAVEVEGPAVEKWADAIAAEHGYVNVAHTVEIFGTCADCAASQS from the coding sequence GTGACGACCGCAGGACCGCCCGTGAAGGGCCGCGCGACCCGGCAGCGGGCCGCCGTGGCGGCGGCCCTCGACGAGGTCGACGAGTTCCGCAGCGCGCAGGAACTGCACGACATGCTCAAGCACAAGGGCGACGCCGTCGGCCTGACCACGGTCTACCGCACGCTCCAGAACCTCGCCGACGCGGGCGAGGTCGACGTCCTGCGCACCTCCGACGGCGAGTCCGTCTACCGCCGCTGCTCCAGCGGCGAGCACCATCACCACCTGGTCTGCCGGGTCTGCGGCAAGGCGGTGGAGGTCGAGGGACCGGCCGTGGAGAAGTGGGCCGACGCGATCGCCGCCGAGCACGGGTACGTCAACGTGGCGCACACCGTGGAGATCTTCGGCACCTGCGCGGACTGCGCGGCCTCCCAGAGCTGA
- a CDS encoding metal ABC transporter permease: MDFLDYAFMQRALLAAVLVGITAPAVGIYLVQRRQALMGDGIGHVAMTGVGLGFLLSWSPVWMATLVSVLGAVLMELIRWYGRTRGDIALAMLFYGGMAGGVMFINLAPGGSNANLTSYLFGSLSTVSQSDVTAICLLAAFVVLVTLGLRRQLFAVSQDEEFARVTGLPVRALNLLTAVTAAVTVTVAMRVVGLLLVSALMVVPVAAAQQLTRSFAATFAIAVAIGVTVTIGGTVTSYYQDVPPGATIVLLTIGAFVVLTGLATPLARRRARAAAAARPAPDPAECAIPASREADGPVGV; encoded by the coding sequence ATGGACTTCCTCGACTACGCCTTCATGCAGCGGGCGCTGCTCGCCGCCGTCCTGGTCGGCATCACCGCCCCCGCCGTCGGTATCTACCTCGTCCAGCGCCGCCAGGCCCTCATGGGCGACGGCATCGGCCATGTCGCGATGACCGGCGTCGGCCTCGGCTTCCTGCTCTCCTGGTCGCCGGTGTGGATGGCGACCCTGGTCTCGGTCCTCGGCGCGGTCCTCATGGAGCTGATCCGCTGGTACGGCAGGACACGGGGGGACATCGCCCTCGCGATGCTCTTCTACGGCGGTATGGCCGGCGGCGTGATGTTCATCAACCTCGCGCCCGGCGGCTCGAACGCCAACCTGACGTCCTACCTCTTCGGTTCCCTCTCGACGGTCTCGCAGTCCGACGTGACGGCGATCTGTCTGCTGGCCGCGTTCGTGGTGCTCGTCACCCTCGGTCTGCGCCGGCAGCTCTTCGCGGTCAGCCAGGACGAGGAGTTCGCGCGGGTCACCGGTCTGCCCGTGCGGGCGCTCAACCTGCTGACGGCGGTCACGGCCGCGGTGACGGTGACCGTCGCGATGCGCGTGGTCGGGCTGCTGCTGGTGAGCGCGCTGATGGTGGTGCCGGTGGCGGCGGCGCAGCAGCTCACCCGGAGCTTCGCGGCGACCTTCGCGATCGCGGTGGCGATCGGTGTGACGGTGACGATCGGCGGCACCGTGACCTCGTACTACCAGGACGTGCCGCCCGGCGCGACGATCGTGCTGCTGACCATCGGGGCCTTCGTCGTTCTGACGGGTCTGGCCACCCCGCTGGCCAGGCGACGGGCCCGGGCGGCCGCCGCCGCGCGACCCGCCCCGGACCCCGCCGAGTGTGCGATTCCGGCCAGTCGGGAGGCCGACGGCCCGGTCGGCGTCTGA
- a CDS encoding metal ABC transporter substrate-binding protein produces the protein MNVRRRLIPTVAAAAALAGLSACSTDSAAAGGTGKFDVVASFYPMAFLAEQIGGDHVSVTSLTEPGQEPHDLEISAQQTAQLQESDAVLYLKNLQPSVDDAVNQSEIKTKIDASSLTELEKHGNEVGGHAAEHDDHADDELNGLDPHIWLDPVRYSQVAEGVGKAFEKADPDHAADYRANTAALVKKLGALNTKFETGLENTGTKVFITTHAAFGYLAERYGLTEEAINGLDPESEPSADRVKDLEKMAKADGVTTVFYETLVSDKTAKTIASDAGLKTDVLDPIEGITAKSRGKDYFAVQEANLKALQSALGAK, from the coding sequence ATGAACGTACGACGTCGCCTCATACCCACCGTCGCCGCGGCCGCTGCCCTCGCCGGCCTCTCCGCCTGCTCCACCGACAGCGCCGCCGCGGGCGGCACCGGCAAGTTCGACGTCGTCGCGTCCTTCTACCCGATGGCCTTCCTCGCCGAGCAGATCGGCGGCGACCACGTGAGCGTCACCAGCCTGACCGAGCCCGGCCAGGAGCCGCACGACCTGGAGATCAGCGCCCAGCAGACCGCGCAGCTCCAGGAGTCCGACGCGGTGCTCTACCTCAAGAACCTCCAGCCCTCCGTCGACGACGCGGTGAACCAGTCCGAGATCAAGACCAAGATCGACGCCTCCTCCCTCACCGAGCTGGAGAAGCACGGCAACGAGGTCGGCGGCCACGCGGCCGAGCACGACGACCACGCCGACGACGAGCTCAACGGCCTCGACCCGCACATCTGGCTGGACCCGGTGCGCTACTCCCAGGTCGCCGAGGGCGTCGGCAAGGCCTTCGAGAAGGCCGACCCGGACCACGCGGCCGACTACCGGGCCAACACCGCGGCGCTCGTGAAGAAGCTCGGCGCCCTGAACACGAAGTTCGAGACCGGGCTCGAGAACACCGGCACCAAGGTCTTCATCACCACCCACGCCGCCTTCGGCTACCTCGCCGAGCGCTACGGCCTCACCGAGGAGGCCATCAACGGCCTCGACCCCGAGTCCGAGCCCAGCGCCGACCGCGTCAAGGACCTTGAGAAGATGGCGAAGGCCGACGGCGTCACGACGGTGTTCTACGAGACGCTCGTCAGCGACAAGACCGCGAAGACCATCGCCTCCGACGCCGGGCTGAAGACGGACGTCCTCGACCCCATCGAGGGCATCACCGCCAAGTCCCGCGGCAAGGACTACTTCGCGGTCCAGGAAGCCAACCTCAAGGCGCTGCAGAGCGCGCTGGGAGCGAAATGA
- a CDS encoding trypsin-like serine protease, protein MTYARPVRLAALAATVTLGCAVPAAAVTGPAVAAADTTYAYTAQITVGDHDRGCSGVLVDREWLLTAASCFAADPATSLSVPAGKPAVRTTAVIGRSDLTGTAGAAREIVQLVPRTDRDAVLARLNRPVTNVSPIALATTAPTAGETLTLAGYGRTATEWAPLSLHTGTFTVDSATATNASVTGTSGTAACMGDTGGPLIRAGGGTAQLAALASRSYQGGCYGIDTGVTSTAGITTRVDDLTTWVSSTTGAVRATDFNCDGIEDIAISDPEATVGGDAKAGLVRVVYGGGKGTAEIQQDLDWVSGAAEAGDGFGQAIATVDYDEDGCTDLVVGTPAEDLETVADAGMVDILHGATGGLGTGARKDTHLEQGAGTGSLAASASESGDRLGQALAAGTTAAGEPFVVMGVPGEALGSVAKAGSTIYLHGTTNIAVNQEATGVSGAAEANDEFGTSIAADANHIAIGAPGDAIGSDADAGNLAVFSHTLNAEGRPTPLFGLDQDLDTVSGGAEAGDLFGQSLALVPYRPSGAAAATESILAVGAPGEALSIDGVNKAEAGLVLTFRITAAGAYSQLNGYDSGTGEDDVSGTAEAGDHFGQTLTAVNTAPRAVSTTATMKLAVGIPDEAIDTTASAGAISTFSLLGTPGANDRWIEAGDGDGIPGTPGTNHKLGSSLHYTGTSLYAGLPYGPSTYGTLYALPLSNVTAGGTVAAVTTYQPGAGGLPAADVSFGYAAR, encoded by the coding sequence ATGACCTATGCCAGACCTGTGCGCCTGGCCGCACTGGCCGCCACGGTGACCCTCGGCTGCGCCGTCCCGGCCGCGGCCGTCACCGGCCCCGCCGTCGCCGCCGCCGACACCACCTACGCCTACACCGCCCAGATCACCGTCGGCGACCACGACCGCGGCTGCTCGGGTGTCCTGGTCGACCGCGAGTGGCTGCTGACCGCGGCCAGCTGCTTCGCCGCCGACCCGGCCACCAGCCTGAGCGTGCCCGCGGGCAAGCCGGCCGTGAGGACCACCGCGGTCATCGGCCGCTCCGACCTGACCGGCACCGCCGGTGCGGCCCGCGAGATCGTCCAGCTGGTCCCGCGCACCGACCGCGACGCGGTCCTGGCCCGACTGAACCGCCCGGTCACCAACGTCAGCCCCATCGCCCTGGCCACCACCGCACCCACCGCCGGTGAGACCCTCACCCTGGCCGGCTACGGCCGCACCGCCACCGAGTGGGCGCCGCTGAGCCTGCACACCGGCACCTTCACCGTGGACTCCGCCACCGCGACGAACGCCTCGGTCACCGGCACCAGCGGCACGGCCGCGTGCATGGGCGACACCGGCGGCCCCCTGATCCGCGCCGGCGGCGGCACCGCCCAACTCGCGGCCCTCGCCAGCCGGTCCTACCAGGGCGGCTGCTACGGCATCGACACCGGCGTGACCAGCACCGCCGGCATCACCACCCGCGTGGACGACCTCACCACCTGGGTGAGCTCCACCACCGGCGCGGTCCGCGCCACCGACTTCAACTGCGACGGCATCGAGGACATCGCGATCTCCGACCCCGAGGCCACCGTCGGCGGCGACGCCAAGGCCGGCCTGGTCCGGGTCGTCTACGGCGGCGGCAAGGGCACTGCCGAGATCCAGCAGGACCTCGACTGGGTCTCCGGCGCCGCCGAGGCGGGCGACGGCTTCGGCCAGGCCATCGCCACCGTCGACTACGACGAGGACGGCTGCACCGACCTCGTGGTCGGCACCCCGGCCGAGGACCTCGAAACCGTCGCCGACGCGGGCATGGTCGACATCCTCCACGGCGCGACCGGCGGCCTCGGCACCGGCGCCAGGAAGGACACCCACCTCGAACAGGGCGCGGGCACCGGTTCGCTGGCCGCGTCCGCCAGTGAGAGCGGTGACCGCCTTGGCCAAGCCCTGGCCGCGGGCACCACCGCCGCCGGCGAGCCGTTCGTGGTGATGGGCGTGCCCGGCGAGGCGCTCGGCTCCGTCGCCAAGGCCGGCAGCACGATCTATCTGCACGGCACCACCAACATCGCCGTCAATCAGGAGGCCACCGGGGTCTCCGGCGCTGCCGAGGCCAACGACGAGTTCGGCACCAGCATCGCCGCCGACGCCAACCACATCGCCATCGGCGCCCCCGGTGACGCCATCGGCTCCGACGCCGACGCCGGCAACCTGGCCGTCTTCTCCCACACCCTGAACGCCGAGGGGCGTCCCACCCCGCTGTTCGGCCTGGACCAGGACCTCGACACCGTGTCCGGCGGTGCCGAGGCCGGTGACCTGTTCGGCCAGTCCCTGGCGCTGGTCCCCTACCGCCCCTCGGGCGCCGCGGCGGCCACGGAGTCGATCCTCGCGGTCGGCGCGCCCGGCGAGGCCCTGAGCATCGACGGCGTGAACAAGGCCGAGGCGGGTCTCGTCCTGACCTTCCGGATCACCGCCGCGGGCGCCTACAGCCAGCTCAACGGCTACGACTCGGGCACCGGCGAGGACGACGTCTCCGGCACCGCGGAGGCCGGCGACCACTTCGGCCAGACCCTGACCGCCGTCAACACCGCGCCGCGCGCGGTGAGCACCACGGCGACGATGAAGCTCGCCGTCGGCATCCCCGACGAGGCCATCGACACCACCGCGAGCGCGGGCGCCATCAGCACGTTCTCGCTCCTGGGCACGCCCGGCGCGAACGACCGCTGGATCGAGGCCGGCGACGGTGACGGCATCCCCGGCACCCCGGGCACGAACCACAAGCTCGGCAGCAGCCTCCACTACACCGGCACCAGCCTGTACGCCGGCCTGCCCTACGGCCCGTCCACCTACGGCACCCTCTACGCCCTGCCTCTGTCCAACGTCACCGCCGGCGGCACCGTCGCCGCGGTGACGACGTACCAGCCGGGCGCGGGCGGCCTCCCGGCGGCGGACGTCAGCTTCGGGTACGCGGCGCGCTGA
- a CDS encoding metal ABC transporter ATP-binding protein, translated as MTPEDGMSEPVIALRGVRADLGSRPVLRGIDLTVHRGEVVALLGANGSGKSTAIRTIIGQVPLSAGEIELFGTPRARFRDWARVGYVPQRTTAAGGVPATVTEIVSSGRLSRARFGVLRRADKEAVRRALELVGMADRAKDSVNALSGGQHQRVLIARALAAEPELLIMDEPMAGVDLASQEVLARTLGEQVAQGTTVLLVLHELGPLEPLIDRAVVLRDGCVQHDGPPPRAVGQHALPGHDHVHPHDHEPIRTGLLS; from the coding sequence ATGACACCGGAGGACGGCATGAGCGAGCCCGTCATCGCGCTGCGCGGAGTCCGCGCCGACCTGGGCTCGCGGCCCGTCCTGCGCGGCATCGACCTCACCGTGCACCGCGGTGAGGTCGTCGCGCTGCTCGGCGCCAACGGCTCCGGCAAGTCCACCGCGATCCGCACGATCATCGGCCAAGTGCCCCTGTCCGCAGGGGAGATCGAGCTCTTCGGCACCCCGCGCGCGCGGTTCAGGGACTGGGCGCGGGTCGGATACGTCCCGCAGCGCACCACCGCCGCGGGCGGCGTCCCCGCGACCGTCACCGAGATCGTCTCCTCCGGGCGCCTGTCCCGCGCCCGCTTCGGTGTGCTCCGCAGGGCCGACAAGGAAGCCGTCCGCCGGGCCCTGGAGCTGGTCGGCATGGCGGACCGCGCGAAGGACTCCGTCAACGCCCTCTCCGGAGGCCAGCACCAGCGGGTGCTGATCGCCCGCGCGCTCGCCGCCGAACCCGAACTGCTGATCATGGACGAGCCGATGGCGGGCGTGGACCTGGCCAGCCAGGAGGTGCTCGCGCGGACGCTCGGGGAACAGGTCGCCCAGGGCACCACGGTCCTGCTCGTGCTGCACGAACTCGGCCCGCTGGAGCCCCTGATCGACCGGGCGGTCGTCCTGCGCGACGGCTGCGTCCAGCACGACGGCCCTCCCCCGCGAGCCGTCGGCCAGCACGCCCTGCCCGGCCATGACCACGTCCACCCCCACGACCACGAGCCGATCCGCACGGGACTGCTGAGCTGA
- a CDS encoding glycine--tRNA ligase has protein sequence MAADKIDTIVSLSKRRGFVFPCSEIYGGQKAAWDYGPLGVELKENLKRQWWRYMVTSREDVVGIDSSVILAPEVWVASGHVATFSDPLTECTSCHKRFRADHLIEAYEAKHKREPENGLADINCPNCGNKGQFTEPKQFSGLLSTHLGPTQDTGSIAYLRPETAQGIFTNFAQVQVASRKKPPFGIAQMGKSFRNEITPGNFIFRTREFEQMEMEFFVKPGEDEKWQEYWMEQRWNWYTGLGLREENMRWYEHPAEKLSHYSKRTADIEYRFQFGGNEWGELEGVANRTDYDLGAHSKASGQDLAYYDQEAGERWTPYVIEPAAGVGRAMLAFLLDAYVEDEAPNAKGKLEKRTVLRLDHRLAPVKVAVLPLSRNAELSPKAKGLAQALRQNWNIEFDDAGAIGRRYRRQDEIGTPYCVTVDFDTLEDNAVTVRERDSMKQERVSLDQIEGYLAGRLVGC, from the coding sequence GTGGCCGCCGACAAGATCGACACCATCGTCAGCCTGAGCAAGCGCCGTGGCTTCGTATTCCCTTGCAGTGAGATCTACGGTGGCCAGAAGGCCGCCTGGGACTACGGACCGCTGGGTGTCGAGCTCAAGGAGAACCTGAAGCGCCAGTGGTGGCGTTACATGGTGACGTCCCGCGAGGACGTGGTCGGTATCGACTCGTCCGTGATCCTGGCCCCCGAGGTCTGGGTCGCGTCCGGTCACGTCGCCACCTTCTCCGACCCGCTCACCGAGTGCACCTCCTGCCACAAGCGGTTCCGCGCGGACCACCTGATCGAGGCCTACGAGGCCAAGCACAAGCGCGAGCCGGAGAACGGCCTGGCGGACATCAACTGCCCCAACTGCGGCAACAAGGGCCAGTTCACCGAGCCGAAGCAGTTCTCGGGTCTGCTCTCCACGCACCTCGGCCCGACGCAGGACACCGGCTCCATCGCCTACCTGCGCCCCGAGACCGCTCAGGGCATCTTCACCAACTTCGCCCAGGTGCAGGTCGCTTCGCGCAAGAAGCCGCCGTTCGGCATCGCGCAGATGGGCAAGTCCTTCCGCAACGAGATCACGCCCGGCAACTTCATCTTCCGCACCCGCGAGTTCGAGCAGATGGAGATGGAGTTCTTCGTCAAGCCGGGCGAGGACGAGAAGTGGCAGGAGTACTGGATGGAGCAGCGCTGGAACTGGTACACGGGCCTTGGTCTCCGCGAGGAGAACATGCGCTGGTACGAGCACCCGGCCGAGAAGCTCTCGCACTACTCCAAGCGCACCGCCGACATCGAGTACCGCTTCCAGTTCGGCGGCAACGAGTGGGGTGAGCTGGAGGGCGTGGCCAACCGCACCGACTACGACCTCGGCGCCCACTCCAAGGCCTCCGGCCAGGACCTCGCGTACTACGACCAGGAGGCCGGCGAGCGCTGGACGCCGTACGTCATCGAGCCCGCGGCGGGTGTCGGCCGCGCGATGCTGGCGTTCCTGCTCGACGCGTACGTCGAGGACGAGGCGCCCAACGCCAAGGGCAAGCTGGAGAAGCGCACCGTGCTGCGCCTCGACCACCGCCTGGCCCCGGTGAAGGTCGCGGTCCTCCCGCTCTCCCGCAACGCCGAGCTGTCCCCGAAGGCCAAGGGTCTCGCGCAGGCGCTGCGCCAGAACTGGAACATCGAGTTCGACGACGCCGGCGCCATCGGCCGCCGTTACCGGCGCCAGGACGAGATCGGTACGCCGTACTGCGTGACGGTCGACTTCGACACGCTCGAGGACAACGCGGTGACGGTCCGCGAGCGGGACTCCATGAAGCAGGAGCGGGTGTCTCTCGACCAGATCGAGGGTTACCTGGCCGGACGTCTCGTCGGCTGCTAG